The following DNA comes from Methylophilus sp. 5.
CAAGGTGACACCATCACCATGCAAGGTTTTGTCGCCAGCGTCGATGGCAAGCAGATGCTCAAGGAAACCGTCACCGGCCATGCGGCTGAGGCAGAAAAACTAGGCCAGCAATTGGCGCTGAAGCTGGTGGCACGTGGTGCCGATAAAATTCTGGCGACCTTGGATGGGGTGAAATGACCTTGTCCTTGGCCGGGGTGCATATCGCGGTCACGCGGCCACCCGAGCAAGCCACCAAGCTGACTGCGGCGATCACGGCTGCAGGCGGCGCGGTGATTTCCTTTCCGTTGCTGGATATCAAAGGTCTGGAGGACTTAATCGATTTTCATGTAGCGGTCACGCCGCTTAGCCAGTTTGATTGGGCCGTGTTTATCAGCACCAATGCCGTGCAATATGGCATGCCGTTGTTGCAGCAGGCGGGTATTTCGCCCGCGCTTAAATTTGCCGCGATAGGCCCAACGACCGCCGCCAGCTTGCAAGGCTACGGCATCGCAGAAGTGCTGACGCCGCGTGAACGCTTTGATAGTGAAGCCTTGCTGGCGCTACCTGCATTGCAACACATGCAAGAGCAGCGCGTGCTGATTGTACGTGGCGTGGGTGGGCGTGAAGTGTTAGCCGACACCTTAAAGCAGCGTGGCGCAGAGGTGGTGTTCGGTGAATGCTATCGCCGCGTGAATCCGCAAAATAATGCCCAGTTGTTGCAGCAGGCCTATGCCCAAGGTCACTTAGACGGCATTGTCGTTACCAGCACCGAGGCCTTGCGCTTTTTGCTGGCACTGGCGGGTGAGGCTGACTGGTTAAAAGTGACACCTTTATTTGTTAATCATGCACGCATTGCCGAGCAGGCGCGTGCATCAGGTTTGACTGCCTTTAGCGCTGATCAGTCGGGCGATGCCGCTATGCTCAGCCTACTGCAAACACATCTTTCAGCCTGCGCTGGCTAATTTTTTGACTTGCGCCTGCAAGCCATCAGCCCTAAGCCCTAAGCCCGCCAGTATCATCATATAGCTATCAGGTTCCGGCACCGCAGAAACATTGATGCCTGCGCTGTTGATCAAAGTGATCCGCGATTCATGGATGAACATCTGACTTTGTGCGGGTGTGAGTACTAGGCTACCTGCCAGCGCTGGCCTGTGAGCGATGGTTTGCTGAGTAGCACTCGTGCTGTTACTCACGCTGATGACGGCGCCTGAATTCAAGCCTATATCAAATGACTGCCATTCAATCACCGGACGCGGCAACCATCTGTCTATAGGGGTGGCACCGCTGGTGAGTGCTAGCGTGTGCGTGATGTCGAAGAGCACGTTGCTGCCTATTGTCAGGCTGCCGGTCAAGTTCGATAAAGTGATTTCCGGCGCGTAGAGACTAAGGTTATTGAGTGTCAGGTCACCACTTGCAAATAGTGATATTTGGCTGTCAGATTTCAGCCAGCCGCCATCCAGGCTTAAGTTGCCTGTACAGCTTAATGATATGCCGCTGCCTGATGACAGCGCCATATCCCCGGAGCAGTTCGTGTTTGCCAGACTGATTTGTGCACTGGCGTGACTAGCTAGCGGCATACAGGCCAGCAAACAGGATAATACTGACAGGCGTAACATCTCACACTCCTCGACATAAGGCATTGCAGTGTAGCGGGGCAGGCATTGGCGTTGGATGATGCTTTGATGAAGCACAGACTAATCCATGCGCATGATTGTCTTGTATGATGGTGCTTGACAAAACAAACTAAATAACTAATTATATAGTTATATGAAAACAGTGATCCAAGTTCCAGAACCCTGGAACGCTATTTCAGAGCTCTTCGTTGCGCTGGGTGATGCCCACCGGCAACGGATTTTGCTATCGTTCGAAAAAAACGAGCGGCTGACGATTTTGCAAGTCGTTGAGAGTTCGCAACTGAGTCGCACCGCAGTGACACATCATTTAAAAGTGTTGGAGCGCGGCGGTGCGCTGCAGAGCGAGAAAATCGGCCGCGAGGTCTATTTTTGGGTCAATAAATCATTGATGCAGCAAGCGCTACAAAATGTGCTTGATTACATCAAAGACGAAATATAAAAAAGAATTTAATGGGGAGCAAACAATGCTGGTGAGTGTATTAAGGGCGGTGTGTCGTCTGTTGTTTCGTGTGCGCGTGACCGGGCTGGAGAATGTACCGCAGGAAGACAAGCTGTTGATTATTGCCAATCATGAGTCTTTTCTGGATGGCTTGCTGTTAGGCTTGTTTTTACCCAAGCGCGCGACCTTTGTCGTACATACCGGCGTGCTAAAAAATATTTTTTTTCGCTGGTGGTTAAAGCTGACGCCGCATTTGTCTGTTGACCCAGCTAGCCCGCTGGCCATGAAAAAAGTGGTACAGCGCTTAAACGCAGGTGAAAACGTGGTGATTTTCCCTGAAGGGCGCATTACCCTGACCGGCGCCTTGATGAAGGTGTATGACGGCCCTGGATTTGTGGCGGCTAAAACCGGGGTCAAAATTTTGCCGGTGCGGGTTGAAGGCGCCGCTCAGTCTTATTTTGGCCGGTTATCTGATGCACATCCGCGTAAATTATTGCCGCGCGTGACCCTGAAAATTCTGCCCACGACTGAGATCCGCATTGAGCAGCACGGGCATCATGCGCCGTTGAGCGCCAAGCAACGCCGTCGCATTGCAGGCGAAGCCATGCGCAATATCATGCAGCACATGCTGTTTAAAACACAGCAAAGCAAAACGCTGTTTGAGGCCTTTGTCGATACCATGGACAAATATGGCGCCAAAACCCGCATTATCGAAGACCTCAATCAGGTAGAAGATACCTATCAGGAGATGCTTAAGCGCAGCCTGGCGTTGGGGCGAATTGCCAGTAAAGTCAGTGCGCCTAATGAGGCGGTCGGCGTGTTGATGCCTAATATTACCAACACCATGGCGCTGGTACTGGGTATGACGGCTTTTAGAAGAATCCCGGCCATGCTGAACTATACCGCCGGGGCAGATGGCATGCGCAATGCCTGTGTGGCCGCTAATATTCGCACCGTGATCAGTTCGCGCAAATTTATTGCAACGGCCAAGCTGGAAGACACGATCGCGCAAATGAGCGATTTGAATATCGTTTACTTGGAAGACTTGCGTGGCCAGTTTGGCATGCTGGACCGCGCCTGGTTGATGGGCTATGCGCTGCATTACCCACGTGCGGCCATGGAGTCCGCCACGGCGGAAGATACCGCGGTGATATTGTTTACCTCTGGCTCGGAAGGCAAGCCCAAAGGCGTGGTGCACAGCCATAAAAGTATTTTGGCCAACACGCACCAGATTCTGGCAACGCTGGATTTTAGCCCGGCAGATAAGTTCATGATGGCCTTGCCGCTGTTTCATGCGTTTGGCTTTACTGGTGCATTATTGCCTTTATTAAACGGCATCCCGCTGCTGCTGTTTCCATCACCGCTGCAATACAAATTGATCCCGGAAGTGATTTACGACAAAGGCTGCACGGTGTTTTTCTCCACCAGCACGTTTTTGGGCAATTACGCCAAGTATGCGCACCCGTATGATTTTTATAAATTGCGCGTGGTGTTTGCCGGGGCAGAAAAGCTCAACGAAGAAGTACGCAAAATTTATCACGAAAAATTTGGTATCCGTATTTTAGAAGGTTACGGCACGACTGAGTGCGCGCCGGTGGTTGCCGCCAACACGCCGATGGCTAACCGCAATGGCAGTGTCGGCCAGTTTTTTCCAGGCATTGAGTATAAGCTTGCGCCCATCCCCGGCATTGAAAACGGCGGCCTGCTCTCGGTGAAGGGCGACAACATCATGCAGGGCTATTATTTGTACGAAAACCCGGGGGTGCTGGTCGCGCCGCAAGAGGGCTGGTATGAGACGGGTGATGTGGTTGCAGTGGATACAGAAGGCTTTATTCACATCAAAGGCCGCGTGAAGCGCTTTGCCAAAGTGGCTGGTGAAATGGTCTCGCTTGAGGTGGTCGAAAAAATTGCCAACACGGCAGCGCCAGAGCAGCAACACGCCGCGACGACCGTGCCCGATGCTAGTCGCGGTGAAAGCATCGTGTTATTTACCACCGATGCCAAACTCAAACGCGAAGACTTGCAGATTGTGGCCAAAAACCTCGGTGCGCCTGAAATCGCCATTGCGCGTAAATTGGTCGTGGTTGAGCAGATCCCTGTGCTGGGCACGGGCAAAACAGATTATGTGACATTGAAGCAAATGGCGGAGCAAGCAGCATGAGTAACCCTTTCAACTTACTGAGTCAGCAACGCTTCGGCCCTTTTTTTTGGACACAAGGGTTAGGCGCTTTTAATGACAATGTGTTTAAAACTGCCCTCATTACACAAGTGGCGTTTAACACTGCCAGCCTGACCACGCTGGACGGCGCAACATTGGCGACCTTGCTGCCTGGCCTGTTTATTTTGCCGTTTTTTCTGTTTTCGGCTTCGGCCGGACAATTGGCAGACAAGTATGAAAAATCGCAGATTATCCGGCTGGTGAAGGTGCTGGAGATTTGCATCATGCTGTTTGCCAGCATTGGCTTTTTAAGTCGCAGTTTGTTAATGCTGGCGCTGGCATTGTTTTTAATGGGCGTGCATTCCACCTTGTTTGGCCCGGTAAAGTACTCTTATTTGCCGCAGCATTTACAGCCTAATGAGCTGACCGCGGGTAACGGGCTGGTTGAAATGGGTAGTTTTGTGGCTATTTTGCTGGGGCAGGTGCTGGGTGCCTGGTTGGGTAGTTTAGAGCAACATGCTTTGTTTACCAGCTTGAGTGTATTGCTGGTGGCTATTTCAGGCTATCACCTGAGCCGTGGTATTCCATTGTCACGCGCGCCGGTGCCAGAGATGAAAATTAACTGGAACCCGATCACTGAAACCATCAAGAATGTGCGCACATTCTGGGCACAGCAGACCTTGTGGGTGGCAATTGTGGCGATCTCGTGGTTCTGGTTTTTTGGTGCGACCTTGCTGGCGCAGTTTCCTAACCTGGCGAAAAATGTGTTGCAGGGTAGCGAGCGCGATTTTATCAGCCTGTTGTCAATTTTCTCGGTTGGTGTGGGCGTGGGCTCGATCTGGTGTGAAAAACTGTCCAAAGGCAAACAGGAACTGGGCCTGGTCATGTTGGGGGCGGCAGGGATGTCCTTATTTGCCTGGGATTTCGCCACGACCACCAGTAGTATCCAGCAACAGTTATTGGCTAATCCAGTCTTAAGTTTGCATACGCTGGGCGGCGTTGATTATGCGCGTATGTTGCTCGATGTGGCCTTGCTGGGGGTGAGTGGCGGCCTGTATATCGTGCCATTGTATGTATTGCTGCAAAGCCGCGCCGAGGCCGGGTATCAGTCACGCGTAATTGCGGCCAACAATATTATGAATGCCTTGTTTATGGTGCTGTCGGCCGGATTTTCGGTGTTGCTGTTTGGCATGGGTGTCAGCATTCCGCAATTGTTTGCCATTACAGCGGCAGTCAATGTGCTGGTGGCTATTTATCTGTGTTTTCGCCAACCGGAATATTGGCACAGCGTGCGTGATTATCTTGCCGGGTTGAGAGGGTAATCATGCGTCGTATCGTGGGTGTGGGGTTAGGCCTGATCTCGTCGTTGGCCTGTAGCGAACCTGGTAGCGATAGGCTGGGTTTATATGCACAAGACCAATTTCAAACCGTGAATGGTAGTTGCCAGCAATGCCAGGCATTGCCACAAGGGTTATGGTATTTTCGTAACGACACTTTTGCGCTGCCGCAGGCTGGCTTGTCTGTTTCAAGTTACCACGCGAATAAACGCGGCGCCGACGATGTGCTGGCATTAAATCCACTGGCGTTACCAGCGTTAGTGTGGACGGGTGCCAGCCAGCATTGGTCACGCCTCACGCTGAATGCAGATGCAACAGCGGTGACCACGGCCGAGGGTGAGCGCCTCCAGTTTAATTTAGTACCTAAAATCGCCACTAATCGCGCCTACTGGAATGCCGAGACCAGCCACTTTATTAGCCAGGGCCCGCTTTCTGTGCGCGGCGAATTGGATGGCCAAACACTGGTGGCCCGCACCGTCTGGCCGCAGCGGTTTAAGCTCGATTTAATGGCGAGCACACAGCCTTTGCAAGCAGGTGAGAGTCTGCAGTCACTGGTGCAGTTTGCCAATGGCGGCGCCCGCAGTCCGCATCAAAGCCGTTTGTTATGGGAGAAGTCGCCCGGTGCAGCACAACAGTCGTCCGGCAAAGCGGCGTTAGGCATTTTGCTCAACGGCGCACAAGGCGATGACGATGAGGCGCATGGCGGGCATTTTGCATTGGCCACCGGGCGGGTGGGGGCTGATGGCGCTTATGATACGTGGCTGGTGAATAATTATTACAACCTGGCCAGCAACAGTGAAAAAGGCATTATTGCCGGGGTGACGCCGTTTGATAAATATATGGGCGACCTCAATAGCGGGCAATCCTTTTATCGTCCTTCGTATATGCTGGTAGCGGTGTTTAGCCAGCCAGAGATTCCCAGCAAATTCAGGCCCTCAACAATCGCGTTTTCCAGCACTTTTACCGCAATGACTTTGTCTATGAGCACGCCCGTGAAAACTGTGCAGGCATCAGCATAGACGCTTTGCGCAACCTGGGTTGGCAAGTGCCGGTGCGTGGTGTCGAAAGCCTGCTCAAAGCCAGCGCTGCTTACTGGTATGTGGCCGCCACTGAGCGCAGCTTGCAAAAAGGCCGTGCTATTTATGATTACCTCAATACCGAAATGACCCGGCTATTCCCAGCTGTCGCCTTTGATGCAATAGGCAATGACCTGCTCAATATTGCACGTACTGGCGATCAGTCAACATTAACTTCAGGCACCATGCAAGCCATGACCACACAGCTGGAAGCGATCTATTTTGTGCGCATCCCGCAAATCCCTTCCAGCCGGGCGTATGGCCTGGCGCCGGTATATAGCTTTGCGCAATACCTGCAACAGGCCCCGGCGGATAGAAGCCAGTGGCAAATTATCCCGGTGACGCCGAATCCGTTACCTGAGAACTTGAAGCAAGGATTGGTGCGTAAGCCAGCAATGCCCTCAATCGTCCCGCTACCGGCCATCTTATTTTTAATTGGAGGTGTGGGGTTCGGTTGGGTCTTGATTAAATTACTTTGGCAGTTGATCAGGCGGTCACTTCCTACAGCAAAATAAGAGAAGCGCTGATAAGCAGCATTCAAAAAACATTCTTAAATAAAAAGACCAACAACCGTCATGTATTGACCTTTTTATTTAAGGATGAAAAATGAATAAACTATTAATTACTTTATTATTTTCGATGACAGCGCTGGCTGCTAATGCAGCTTCTAGCCGGGACGATGCGGCCACCTTGGGCACTTCGGATAGTCCGCAAGTACAACGGCAACAGCGATCGACTGACAAAGGCCCAACGGGCGTACATCAGGACGGCGTGCCTCACGATGAGAGCAATTTGGGTAATGCGCACAGCCCTCAGGTGCAAGAACAAAATAAACGGACAGACAAAGGGTTGGGCGAGCGGCCTGAAAAAAAGCATAGAAACAAACTGCTAAGAAACAAGGATGACAAAGCGGGCACGACGCAAGGCAACCCTGTGCAGCCGACTGTGCCTGAAGCGGCACCGCCAGCAACAACGAATTAAAGCCATGATGGTTAGTTGGGGTTGCCAATGGCAGCCTCTATGGATGTCTAACGGTTACGTTGTGCTTTAAATAGATTCA
Coding sequences within:
- the aas gene encoding bifunctional acyl-ACP--phospholipid O-acyltransferase/long-chain-fatty-acid--ACP ligase, yielding MLVSVLRAVCRLLFRVRVTGLENVPQEDKLLIIANHESFLDGLLLGLFLPKRATFVVHTGVLKNIFFRWWLKLTPHLSVDPASPLAMKKVVQRLNAGENVVIFPEGRITLTGALMKVYDGPGFVAAKTGVKILPVRVEGAAQSYFGRLSDAHPRKLLPRVTLKILPTTEIRIEQHGHHAPLSAKQRRRIAGEAMRNIMQHMLFKTQQSKTLFEAFVDTMDKYGAKTRIIEDLNQVEDTYQEMLKRSLALGRIASKVSAPNEAVGVLMPNITNTMALVLGMTAFRRIPAMLNYTAGADGMRNACVAANIRTVISSRKFIATAKLEDTIAQMSDLNIVYLEDLRGQFGMLDRAWLMGYALHYPRAAMESATAEDTAVILFTSGSEGKPKGVVHSHKSILANTHQILATLDFSPADKFMMALPLFHAFGFTGALLPLLNGIPLLLFPSPLQYKLIPEVIYDKGCTVFFSTSTFLGNYAKYAHPYDFYKLRVVFAGAEKLNEEVRKIYHEKFGIRILEGYGTTECAPVVAANTPMANRNGSVGQFFPGIEYKLAPIPGIENGGLLSVKGDNIMQGYYLYENPGVLVAPQEGWYETGDVVAVDTEGFIHIKGRVKRFAKVAGEMVSLEVVEKIANTAAPEQQHAATTVPDASRGESIVLFTTDAKLKREDLQIVAKNLGAPEIAIARKLVVVEQIPVLGTGKTDYVTLKQMAEQAA
- a CDS encoding helix-turn-helix transcriptional regulator, whose amino-acid sequence is MKTVIQVPEPWNAISELFVALGDAHRQRILLSFEKNERLTILQVVESSQLSRTAVTHHLKVLERGGALQSEKIGREVYFWVNKSLMQQALQNVLDYIKDEI
- a CDS encoding PEP-CTERM sorting domain-containing protein produces the protein MLRLSVLSCLLACMPLASHASAQISLANTNCSGDMALSSGSGISLSCTGNLSLDGGWLKSDSQISLFASGDLTLNNLSLYAPEITLSNLTGSLTIGSNVLFDITHTLALTSGATPIDRWLPRPVIEWQSFDIGLNSGAVISVSNSTSATQQTIAHRPALAGSLVLTPAQSQMFIHESRITLINSAGINVSAVPEPDSYMMILAGLGLRADGLQAQVKKLASAG
- a CDS encoding uroporphyrinogen-III synthase; its protein translation is MTLSLAGVHIAVTRPPEQATKLTAAITAAGGAVISFPLLDIKGLEDLIDFHVAVTPLSQFDWAVFISTNAVQYGMPLLQQAGISPALKFAAIGPTTAASLQGYGIAEVLTPRERFDSEALLALPALQHMQEQRVLIVRGVGGREVLADTLKQRGAEVVFGECYRRVNPQNNAQLLQQAYAQGHLDGIVVTSTEALRFLLALAGEADWLKVTPLFVNHARIAEQARASGLTAFSADQSGDAAMLSLLQTHLSACAG
- a CDS encoding MFS transporter; this translates as MSNPFNLLSQQRFGPFFWTQGLGAFNDNVFKTALITQVAFNTASLTTLDGATLATLLPGLFILPFFLFSASAGQLADKYEKSQIIRLVKVLEICIMLFASIGFLSRSLLMLALALFLMGVHSTLFGPVKYSYLPQHLQPNELTAGNGLVEMGSFVAILLGQVLGAWLGSLEQHALFTSLSVLLVAISGYHLSRGIPLSRAPVPEMKINWNPITETIKNVRTFWAQQTLWVAIVAISWFWFFGATLLAQFPNLAKNVLQGSERDFISLLSIFSVGVGVGSIWCEKLSKGKQELGLVMLGAAGMSLFAWDFATTTSSIQQQLLANPVLSLHTLGGVDYARMLLDVALLGVSGGLYIVPLYVLLQSRAEAGYQSRVIAANNIMNALFMVLSAGFSVLLFGMGVSIPQLFAITAAVNVLVAIYLCFRQPEYWHSVRDYLAGLRG